Proteins encoded in a region of the Ruegeria sp. AD91A genome:
- a CDS encoding MFS transporter has product MGDETSANVSPQSGARVVLALTAICMMVVGFNTTAVTTILPNLKAEFDLTPSGLQWVMAAYSVTSATLVCIVSRLGDITGKMGVFFAGMIVFAIGSASALFAQDGAMLLIGRCAQGAGAAALFGTSLSLLTAATPEEQRASVTGIWGAIVGLAIGVGPIVGGAFGHYVSWRAVFAADLVLLALAFAIGLHVRKRKYVPETRLADAKFDYAGAVAILFFLGPLSFALSNGESGGWTSPLTLVPLGVAAVSTIALVIVSRRSDDPLIELRYFRHPRYLMAAAGMFFTGFTLFCFFVYFNTFVQSPDAFGYSSIDAGLAIMPLSLSMFVISVTAPRFLAPYSFQWPIAIGLGAMACGFLLLTTTTNTTHFSEIWWKLLIVGVGLGICFSLLPRLGLRLLPEQHVGQGSGVINACLYFGATLGAVVGGLAEAITKRRGLSEVIDALPAGSTQREDLAHALTHGAPSQIQQLISEMDPATGSKLAKALRDMQDNAFNSAMMVAAIAALAGMTLALMLLRGPVPPPHSAADLTRKPR; this is encoded by the coding sequence ATGGGCGACGAGACCTCGGCAAATGTATCTCCGCAATCCGGCGCCCGCGTGGTGCTGGCCTTGACGGCAATTTGCATGATGGTCGTGGGGTTTAACACCACTGCTGTGACCACCATCTTGCCCAACCTCAAGGCCGAGTTCGATTTGACCCCGTCAGGATTGCAATGGGTGATGGCCGCGTATTCCGTGACCAGCGCGACGCTTGTTTGCATCGTTAGCCGGTTGGGGGACATCACCGGCAAGATGGGTGTTTTTTTCGCTGGCATGATTGTCTTTGCAATCGGGTCAGCCTCGGCCCTGTTTGCTCAGGATGGGGCCATGCTGCTCATCGGGCGCTGCGCGCAAGGTGCAGGCGCGGCGGCGTTGTTTGGCACCTCTTTGTCACTGTTGACGGCAGCCACGCCCGAGGAGCAGCGCGCCAGCGTCACCGGCATCTGGGGCGCGATTGTCGGACTGGCGATTGGTGTAGGGCCTATCGTCGGCGGCGCATTCGGCCACTATGTCAGTTGGCGCGCGGTCTTTGCAGCCGACCTGGTTCTGCTGGCTTTGGCCTTTGCCATCGGTCTGCATGTCAGAAAACGGAAATATGTTCCCGAAACCCGTCTTGCCGACGCAAAGTTCGATTATGCAGGGGCCGTTGCCATACTGTTTTTCCTCGGGCCATTGTCCTTTGCGCTCAGCAATGGGGAAAGCGGTGGGTGGACTTCGCCTCTGACGCTGGTGCCTCTGGGCGTGGCGGCCGTGTCGACAATTGCCCTTGTTATCGTATCCCGCCGCAGCGACGACCCCCTGATCGAGCTTCGGTACTTTCGCCATCCGCGTTATTTGATGGCCGCGGCGGGGATGTTCTTTACCGGCTTCACGCTGTTCTGCTTCTTTGTCTATTTCAATACATTCGTCCAATCGCCCGATGCTTTTGGGTATTCGTCCATCGATGCGGGGCTGGCGATCATGCCGCTCAGCCTCAGCATGTTTGTGATATCTGTCACCGCGCCCCGCTTTCTTGCCCCGTACAGCTTTCAGTGGCCGATCGCGATTGGCCTGGGGGCAATGGCCTGCGGGTTCCTGCTGCTGACGACAACCACGAACACCACGCATTTTTCCGAAATCTGGTGGAAGCTGCTGATCGTCGGGGTCGGGCTGGGCATCTGCTTTTCGCTGTTGCCTCGTCTGGGTCTGCGCCTGTTACCCGAGCAACATGTCGGGCAGGGTTCGGGGGTCATAAACGCCTGTCTCTATTTCGGAGCAACACTTGGCGCCGTGGTCGGAGGTCTGGCTGAAGCAATCACGAAACGCCGCGGTCTGTCCGAGGTGATCGACGCGTTGCCTGCCGGGTCAACCCAGCGCGAGGATCTGGCCCATGCGCTGACACATGGAGCGCCCAGCCAGATACAGCAATTGATCTCGGAGATGGATCCGGCAACGGGAAGTAAATTGGCGAAGGCCCTAAGGGATATGCAGGACAACGCCTTTAACAGTGCCATGATGGTTGCAGCGATCGCGGCGCTGGCCGGGATGACTCTGGCACTCATGCTATTGCGTGGACCAGTTCCCCCTCCCCACAGTGCAGCGGACTTGACGCGCAAACCGCGATAG
- a CDS encoding AEC family transporter, translating into MEHLFLNVLNVVLPVLICAGIGYVLAVIQAPFDNKVIGGIVSKVGYPTLIISHLSTTKLAVGTFLDMMTAAALAVAGFGVLGYVALRSLRLPVRAFLTPLMHGNVGNIGLPITLLALGDAGMAYTMAFVVVVLISIFTVGMWIPAGEFSARKLATSPIIYAVGFSLILMATGQSLPQPVAKSFDILGGLSIPLMLLTLGHTLATLQVKSLGRAVLLTALHLAMAVAIASVLIWLFGFTGAQRGALILCCLMPSSVATYLFIDQHVPEYGADVAGYILVSTLSTILVLPFALSYWI; encoded by the coding sequence TTGGAGCACCTGTTCCTGAACGTATTGAACGTGGTTCTGCCAGTTCTGATCTGCGCTGGTATTGGCTATGTTCTTGCCGTGATTCAGGCCCCATTTGACAACAAGGTCATTGGCGGGATCGTTTCGAAAGTCGGCTATCCGACACTGATCATTTCTCATTTGTCGACCACCAAACTGGCCGTAGGCACGTTTCTTGACATGATGACCGCCGCTGCCCTTGCGGTGGCCGGTTTCGGTGTTTTGGGGTATGTCGCGCTCAGGAGTCTCCGCTTGCCGGTGCGCGCGTTTCTGACACCATTGATGCACGGCAATGTCGGCAACATTGGCCTGCCGATCACTCTGCTGGCGCTGGGTGATGCAGGTATGGCCTACACCATGGCGTTCGTGGTGGTGGTGCTCATCAGCATCTTTACCGTGGGCATGTGGATTCCCGCCGGAGAATTCTCAGCCAGGAAGCTGGCGACGTCCCCGATTATTTACGCCGTGGGGTTCTCTCTGATCCTGATGGCGACCGGGCAAAGCCTGCCACAACCGGTCGCAAAGTCCTTTGACATCCTTGGTGGGTTGTCGATCCCTCTCATGCTGCTGACACTGGGGCATACTCTTGCGACGTTGCAAGTGAAAAGCCTGGGCCGTGCTGTTCTGCTGACAGCCTTGCATCTGGCGATGGCCGTTGCAATTGCCAGCGTTCTGATCTGGTTGTTTGGTTTTACGGGAGCGCAACGGGGTGCTCTGATCCTGTGTTGCCTGATGCCTTCATCCGTGGCGACTTATCTGTTTATCGACCAGCATGTTCCGGAATACGGGGCTGATGTGGCCGGGTATATTCTTGTCTCCACGCTCAGCACAATCCTGGTGCTGCCGTTTGCCCTGTCCTACTGGATCTGA
- a CDS encoding division plane positioning ATPase MipZ, with product MAHIIVVGNEKGGAGKSTVSMHVATALARLGHKVSTLDLDLRQRSLGRYFENRNNFLKSSDLTLPSPRHHDLPEIDAATLKPGENIYDHRLSAAVSQLESDSDFILIDCPGSHTRLSQVAHSLADTLITPLNDSFIDFDLLARIDSQGEKILGPSVYSEMVWNARQLRAQAGLKPIDWVVVRNRVGTQRMVNKEKMQRAIEMLSQRIGFRVASGFSERVIFRELFPRGLTLLDLKDIGVKQLNISNIAARQELRDMMKELNLPGVEIDF from the coding sequence ATGGCACATATCATTGTGGTCGGGAACGAAAAGGGTGGCGCAGGCAAATCGACCGTGTCGATGCATGTGGCAACCGCACTGGCCCGATTGGGGCACAAGGTCAGCACCTTGGATCTGGACCTGCGTCAACGCAGTCTGGGACGCTATTTCGAGAACCGCAACAACTTCCTCAAAAGCTCGGACCTGACTCTGCCAAGCCCGCGCCATCACGACCTGCCCGAGATTGATGCCGCCACGCTGAAACCGGGCGAGAATATCTATGACCATCGCCTGTCTGCCGCCGTTTCCCAACTGGAAAGCGACAGCGACTTTATTCTGATCGACTGCCCGGGGTCTCATACTCGGCTCAGTCAGGTGGCGCATTCGCTGGCCGACACACTGATCACCCCGCTGAACGACAGCTTCATTGATTTCGACCTGTTGGCACGGATCGACTCGCAGGGTGAGAAGATCCTTGGCCCCTCTGTCTATTCCGAGATGGTCTGGAACGCACGACAGTTGCGGGCGCAGGCTGGACTAAAGCCCATCGACTGGGTCGTCGTTCGCAACCGCGTCGGTACACAACGCATGGTCAACAAGGAAAAGATGCAGCGCGCGATCGAGATGCTGTCGCAGCGCATCGGCTTTCGCGTCGCCTCGGGCTTTTCCGAGCGGGTTATTTTCCGAGAACTGTTCCCCCGTGGCCTGACCCTGCTGGACCTCAAGGACATCGGCGTCAAACAGCTGAACATCTCGAACATCGCCGCCCGTCAGGAGCTGCGCGACATGATGAAAGAGCTGAACCTGCCGGGTGTGGAGATTGATTTCTGA
- a CDS encoding GNAT family N-acetyltransferase, with protein sequence MCNFRNAHAADADRCFEIETAAYEGEEAATHAKICRRIETYPDGFLILEVDGTVVGFINCGCAHEVEMSDEEFKELIGHDPDAPNVVIMSIVVDPTEQGKGYSRSLMDEFVRRMQQMNKATIHLMCKEHHVSLYEKLGYSYLRRSASDHGGMAWHEMSMGL encoded by the coding sequence ATGTGCAATTTTAGAAATGCCCATGCCGCTGATGCGGATCGCTGCTTCGAAATCGAGACCGCGGCCTACGAAGGTGAAGAGGCTGCGACACACGCCAAAATCTGCAGGCGGATTGAGACCTACCCCGATGGCTTTCTGATCCTTGAAGTGGATGGAACGGTCGTTGGCTTTATCAACTGCGGATGCGCTCATGAGGTTGAAATGTCTGACGAGGAGTTCAAGGAACTTATCGGCCACGACCCTGACGCGCCCAATGTGGTCATCATGTCCATTGTCGTAGACCCGACCGAACAAGGCAAGGGCTATTCAAGGTCTCTGATGGATGAGTTTGTCAGGCGAATGCAGCAGATGAACAAGGCAACGATCCATCTGATGTGCAAAGAGCATCACGTGTCGCTTTACGAGAAGCTGGGCTATAGCTATCTGAGACGGTCTGCCTCCGACCACGGAGGAATGGCATGGCATGAGATGAGTATGGGACTTTGA
- a CDS encoding class I SAM-dependent methyltransferase → MTDLNDFEKMEREGWANPAIAKGYADGFDRATLAVAQRLSDAVSAGPKSTVLDLCSGHGVVAAELTSRGATVTGLDFSAAMISLAQAAVPDASFIQGDAMSMDFADNSFDAVTIGFGVPHFPDPERGLAEAARVLRPGGHIAFSIWRGKGSDGAFGWLFDAVGRLGDPSVTLPFGPDAHMLADRAAAETIVTKAGFAEVQLIDAPSELHVQQPEDLFDAFDQGAVRAASLLGAQPVIKRDAIRSDLAARTRSQGIKHNGGFLVPAPSVIVSAVRR, encoded by the coding sequence ATGACCGACCTCAATGATTTTGAAAAGATGGAGCGCGAAGGCTGGGCCAATCCAGCTATCGCCAAGGGTTATGCAGATGGGTTCGACCGAGCTACGCTCGCTGTGGCGCAAAGGCTTTCGGATGCAGTTTCGGCTGGACCTAAGTCAACGGTTCTTGATCTATGCAGCGGGCATGGTGTGGTCGCTGCAGAACTCACGTCAAGAGGCGCTACTGTAACTGGGCTCGACTTTTCTGCGGCAATGATTTCCCTTGCGCAAGCAGCTGTGCCGGACGCTTCCTTCATTCAAGGAGATGCGATGTCAATGGACTTTGCCGATAACAGCTTTGATGCTGTCACTATTGGTTTCGGCGTACCGCACTTTCCCGATCCCGAACGTGGTTTGGCGGAAGCGGCAAGGGTATTGAGACCGGGAGGGCATATCGCATTTTCAATCTGGAGAGGGAAAGGATCAGATGGTGCATTCGGTTGGTTGTTCGATGCGGTTGGACGTCTGGGCGACCCCTCGGTCACATTGCCCTTCGGACCTGATGCTCATATGCTTGCAGACCGCGCTGCTGCTGAAACTATAGTCACCAAAGCGGGATTTGCAGAGGTTCAGTTGATCGATGCGCCGTCAGAACTGCATGTGCAGCAACCTGAAGACTTGTTTGATGCCTTTGACCAAGGTGCCGTTCGCGCAGCATCACTTTTGGGAGCGCAGCCAGTCATAAAACGAGATGCAATTCGCTCTGATCTGGCGGCACGTACTCGCTCTCAAGGTATTAAACACAATGGCGGTTTTCTGGTCCCGGCTCCGTCCGTCATCGTTTCGGCCGTTCGCCGCTGA
- a CDS encoding adenylate/guanylate cyclase domain-containing protein — protein sequence MTSLDSASDSTRSLIDWLVNKGLEGAGQEELLEGFCTRLVDMGVPLMRFHAAQSTLHPVYGGTGYSWYNGAGGESETFEYTDTPSEVWQRSPLYALLNEDLDEIRVKMVEHNEPSRFPLLNDLREIGATDYYATGLSYEGTKQLRPDGTKKVSDGVLMSWTCDAPNGFEDSDLNRIHTVLPHLGLALKSAKNQELAKDLMRVYLGRDAGRRVLSGEIRRGSLQQIDAVIWNFDLEGFTTLSEDLPGHEIIDMLNDYLAVAVGVVHDKGGNILKFMGDGLMAMFDVGEIDEDARAALSAVPLLQSRMDELNAKRRAQGLPVANYTLALHSGEILYGNIGSETRLDFTVIGPAVNQAARIAGMHRSLGQRILISDDVARAARPCAQELVSVGRYMLRGVNEPKELFTVYSPGEPSGTE from the coding sequence ATGACCTCGCTAGATTCCGCTTCGGATTCCACACGATCTCTGATCGATTGGTTGGTTAACAAGGGGCTTGAGGGCGCCGGGCAAGAAGAGTTGTTGGAAGGGTTTTGTACCCGATTGGTAGATATGGGTGTTCCGTTGATGCGCTTTCATGCTGCGCAATCGACCCTGCATCCGGTCTATGGCGGCACCGGTTACAGCTGGTACAACGGCGCGGGTGGCGAATCCGAGACGTTTGAATACACGGACACGCCCAGCGAAGTTTGGCAGCGAAGCCCTCTTTATGCGCTGCTAAACGAAGATCTGGATGAAATCCGGGTCAAAATGGTCGAGCACAACGAACCCAGCCGCTTTCCCCTGCTGAACGATCTGCGTGAAATCGGAGCAACCGATTATTATGCCACCGGCCTGTCTTATGAAGGAACGAAACAACTGCGCCCCGACGGCACGAAAAAGGTCAGCGATGGCGTTCTGATGTCCTGGACCTGCGACGCACCGAACGGATTTGAAGACAGCGATCTGAACCGAATACACACTGTACTGCCGCATCTGGGGCTGGCGCTCAAATCCGCAAAGAACCAGGAATTGGCCAAGGATCTGATGCGGGTTTACCTGGGGCGGGATGCCGGTCGCCGGGTTCTGTCGGGTGAAATTCGGCGCGGGTCCTTACAGCAAATCGATGCGGTGATCTGGAATTTCGACCTAGAAGGCTTCACCACGCTGTCCGAAGACCTGCCAGGGCATGAGATCATCGACATGCTGAACGACTATCTGGCTGTTGCCGTGGGTGTGGTGCATGACAAGGGCGGTAACATCCTGAAATTCATGGGCGACGGGCTGATGGCCATGTTCGATGTCGGAGAGATCGACGAAGACGCTCGCGCTGCGCTGAGCGCCGTGCCTTTGTTGCAGTCCCGCATGGATGAACTGAACGCCAAACGCCGTGCGCAAGGCCTGCCTGTGGCAAACTATACGCTGGCGCTACACTCCGGCGAAATTCTCTATGGCAATATCGGGTCCGAGACACGGCTGGACTTCACCGTGATCGGCCCGGCTGTAAACCAGGCCGCCCGCATCGCGGGCATGCACCGGTCTTTGGGTCAGAGGATCCTGATCTCGGACGACGTCGCCCGCGCTGCACGACCCTGCGCACAGGAACTTGTCTCGGTCGGTCGCTACATGCTGCGGGGTGTGAATGAGCCGAAAGAGCTGTTTACGGTATACAGTCCCGGCGAACCATCAGGAACCGAGTGA
- a CDS encoding MarR family winged helix-turn-helix transcriptional regulator, which produces MTHDESEKNDDFDLQNFLPFLLNQAAERASLEFQAVYKGRYGMLRTEWRVLFHLGLFGEMTAKEIGERARMHKTKISRAVAKLEERRYLKRTRDEADRRAEWLTLTPAGQAVYRDLRGVAAKYDAKLSGLFKPEEAALLRQMLQRLAGLD; this is translated from the coding sequence ATGACACACGATGAATCCGAAAAAAATGATGACTTTGATTTGCAGAATTTTCTGCCCTTCCTGCTGAATCAGGCTGCCGAACGGGCTTCGCTTGAGTTTCAGGCTGTTTACAAGGGCCGCTATGGGATGCTCAGAACCGAATGGCGGGTGTTGTTCCATTTGGGGCTGTTTGGCGAGATGACCGCCAAGGAAATCGGAGAGCGCGCCAGAATGCACAAAACCAAGATCAGCCGTGCGGTCGCCAAGCTGGAAGAACGTCGATATCTGAAACGCACGCGGGACGAAGCGGATCGGCGAGCGGAATGGCTGACACTGACACCGGCAGGGCAGGCTGTGTATCGTGACCTGCGCGGCGTTGCTGCCAAGTACGATGCGAAACTGTCAGGCCTGTTCAAACCGGAAGAGGCCGCGTTGTTGCGTCAAATGCTGCAAAGGTTGGCCGGTTTGGACTGA
- the hmgA gene encoding homogentisate 1,2-dioxygenase: protein MNRPTDPHTLTQAATPVGTHAGYMPGFGNDFETEALPEALPQGMNSPQRCNYGLYGEQLSGTAFTANPPERTWCYRIRPSVKHSHRYEKIDLPYWKSAPCIDPDVISLGQYRWDPIPYSDEGLNWMTGMRTMTTAGDVNTQVGMASHIYLVTESMVDDYFFSADSELLVVPQEGRLRFATELGIIDLEPKEIAIIPRGLLYRVEVLEGPARGFVCENYGQKFELPGRGPIGANCMANPRDFKAPVAAYEDRETPSTVTIKWCGQFHTTRIGHSPLDVVAWHGNYAPYKYDLRNYCPVGAILFDHPDPSIFTVLTAPSGQPGTANIDFVLFRERWMVMEDTFRPPWYHKNIMSELMGNIYGQYDAKPQGFVPGGTSLHNMMIPHGPDREAFDKASYSNLGPDKLDQTMSFMFETRFPQHLTPFAATEAPLQDDYIDCWTSLEKKFDGTPGKK, encoded by the coding sequence ATGAATCGTCCGACTGATCCGCATACGCTGACACAGGCTGCAACGCCTGTCGGAACTCACGCAGGCTATATGCCCGGCTTTGGGAACGACTTTGAGACCGAGGCCCTGCCCGAGGCCTTGCCGCAAGGGATGAACAGCCCGCAACGGTGCAACTATGGTCTTTACGGAGAGCAGCTGAGTGGCACGGCCTTTACCGCCAACCCACCTGAGCGCACCTGGTGCTATCGTATTCGCCCATCCGTAAAGCACTCGCATCGTTATGAAAAAATAGATCTGCCCTACTGGAAATCGGCCCCATGTATTGATCCGGATGTGATCAGCCTTGGTCAGTACCGTTGGGATCCCATCCCGTATTCCGATGAAGGTCTGAATTGGATGACGGGTATGCGAACCATGACGACCGCAGGTGATGTGAACACGCAGGTCGGCATGGCAAGCCACATCTATCTGGTCACGGAATCCATGGTCGATGACTATTTCTTCTCGGCAGATTCCGAATTGCTGGTTGTGCCACAGGAAGGGCGCCTGCGATTTGCGACAGAACTGGGAATCATTGACCTGGAGCCAAAGGAAATCGCGATCATTCCGCGTGGTTTGCTGTACCGGGTTGAGGTTCTGGAAGGCCCTGCGCGCGGCTTTGTCTGCGAGAATTACGGTCAGAAATTTGAGTTGCCGGGTCGCGGGCCGATCGGGGCCAATTGCATGGCCAATCCGCGCGACTTCAAGGCACCGGTGGCGGCTTATGAAGATCGTGAAACCCCTTCTACCGTGACAATCAAATGGTGCGGGCAATTCCACACCACCAGGATCGGCCACAGCCCGCTGGATGTCGTGGCATGGCACGGCAACTATGCGCCCTATAAATACGACCTGCGCAACTATTGCCCCGTCGGCGCGATCCTGTTTGACCATCCCGACCCGTCGATCTTTACCGTTCTGACGGCCCCGTCCGGCCAGCCGGGTACGGCCAATATCGACTTTGTCCTGTTCCGTGAACGCTGGATGGTGATGGAAGATACCTTCCGCCCGCCATGGTACCACAAGAACATCATGTCCGAGCTGATGGGCAACATTTACGGTCAGTACGACGCGAAACCGCAGGGCTTCGTGCCGGGTGGGACTAGCCTGCATAACATGATGATCCCGCATGGCCCTGACAGGGAAGCTTTTGACAAGGCGTCATATTCCAATCTGGGGCCGGACAAGCTGGATCAGACGATGTCGTTCATGTTCGAAACCCGCTTCCCACAGCACCTGACCCCGTTTGCTGCCACCGAAGCGCCACTGCAGGATGACTACATCGACTGCTGGACATCCCTTGAGAAAAAGTTCGACGGGACGCCGGGCAAGAAATGA
- the fahA gene encoding fumarylacetoacetase, giving the protein MPLMTSWVASANDATHPFPLNNLPYGVFSTEGDDPRCGVAIGNMILDITAAEAEGLISLTDEPLFDMPFWNPLMEEGPAVWTALRERLISLLAEGSDEQAKVEPLLVKQEDAEMHLPFAVSEYTDFYAGRNHAFNVGTMFRGPENALPPNWLHIPIGYNGRASSVVVSGTEIRRPWGQLKAPDQDLPAFLPSRRFDIELEMGAIVGTPSDGPITVQEADDNIFGYVLLNDWSARDIQAWEYQPLGPFQAKATATSISPWIVTKAALEPFRCDTPPREFELLDHLKDCGPMLYDIDLAITMAPTGQTATTIARTNYNQMYYSAAQQLAHHTTSGCPMNTGDLLGSGTISGPTKPERGSLLELSWGGKEPLTLDSGETRSFIEDGDTLTLTGAASADGYTIGFGECVGTVLPALENPYSR; this is encoded by the coding sequence ATGCCTTTAATGACTTCTTGGGTTGCGTCGGCCAATGACGCGACACATCCGTTCCCACTGAACAACCTTCCGTACGGCGTCTTCTCGACCGAAGGTGATGATCCGCGCTGCGGCGTGGCCATCGGTAACATGATCCTTGACATTACCGCAGCCGAGGCCGAGGGCCTGATCTCCCTGACCGATGAGCCACTGTTCGACATGCCGTTCTGGAACCCTCTGATGGAGGAAGGTCCAGCCGTCTGGACCGCGCTGCGCGAACGGCTTATCAGCCTTCTGGCCGAAGGTTCAGACGAGCAAGCCAAGGTCGAACCTCTGCTTGTCAAACAAGAAGACGCGGAAATGCATCTGCCCTTCGCCGTCAGCGAATACACCGACTTTTATGCGGGTCGAAACCATGCCTTCAACGTCGGCACCATGTTCCGGGGGCCCGAAAACGCTTTGCCGCCGAACTGGCTGCATATTCCGATTGGCTATAACGGCCGGGCATCTTCGGTCGTGGTATCGGGAACGGAAATTCGCCGCCCCTGGGGTCAGCTGAAAGCCCCCGATCAGGACTTGCCCGCCTTCCTGCCCAGCCGTCGCTTTGACATCGAGCTTGAGATGGGCGCGATTGTCGGAACACCCTCGGATGGTCCGATCACCGTGCAGGAAGCGGATGACAATATTTTCGGCTACGTGCTTCTGAATGACTGGTCCGCGCGGGACATCCAGGCATGGGAATACCAGCCGCTGGGCCCGTTTCAGGCAAAGGCCACGGCCACCTCGATCAGCCCATGGATCGTGACCAAGGCGGCCCTCGAGCCATTCCGCTGCGACACGCCGCCCCGCGAGTTCGAGCTGCTGGATCACCTCAAGGATTGCGGCCCGATGCTCTATGACATCGATCTGGCGATCACCATGGCACCTACCGGGCAAACCGCCACGACGATTGCCCGGACCAACTACAACCAGATGTACTATTCTGCTGCGCAGCAATTGGCGCATCACACCACATCAGGATGCCCCATGAACACGGGCGACCTACTGGGATCCGGAACCATTTCCGGGCCAACCAAACCTGAACGCGGCTCGCTGCTGGAGCTCAGCTGGGGCGGCAAGGAACCCCTGACATTGGACAGCGGTGAAACCCGCAGCTTCATCGAGGATGGCGACACGTTGACCCTTACCGGTGCGGCCAGTGCGGACGGCTACACGATCGGCTTCGGTGAGTGTGTCGGCACCGTTCTGCCTGCTCTTGAAAACCCATATTCACGATAA
- a CDS encoding MBL fold metallo-hydrolase, whose protein sequence is MAKAFASQGDMSEKKISFTEVGEGLYAFTAEGDPNSGVIIGDDSVMIVEAQATPRLANKVIECVRSVTDKPITHVALTHYHAVRVLGASAFGAQQIVMSDMARAMVVERGQEDWDSEFQRFPRLFEGHESIPGLTWPTTTFSDTMTVYLGNRRIDLMHLGRAHTAGDIVIHVPDQNVMFTGDIVEYHSACYCGDGHFSDWGDTLDEIKWFDVDAIAPGRGDALVGKDMVNAAIENTRDFVESTYRPAAKVAARGGSLKEAWDAVRAECDPKFADYAIYEHCLPFNVARAYDEARGIDTPRIWTAQRDLEMWEALQG, encoded by the coding sequence ATGGCCAAAGCATTCGCGTCCCAGGGGGACATGTCGGAAAAAAAGATCAGCTTCACTGAAGTCGGAGAAGGGCTCTATGCCTTTACCGCCGAAGGCGACCCGAACTCGGGTGTGATCATCGGTGACGACAGCGTGATGATAGTCGAGGCGCAGGCGACTCCGCGTCTGGCAAACAAGGTGATCGAATGCGTGCGTTCCGTCACCGACAAACCGATCACGCATGTGGCCCTGACCCACTACCACGCAGTACGTGTTCTGGGCGCAAGCGCGTTCGGCGCGCAGCAGATAGTGATGTCGGACATGGCCCGCGCCATGGTCGTGGAGCGAGGTCAGGAAGATTGGGACAGCGAATTCCAGCGTTTCCCGCGCCTGTTCGAAGGGCACGAAAGCATCCCCGGCCTGACCTGGCCCACCACCACCTTCAGCGATACGATGACCGTCTATCTGGGCAACCGCCGGATCGACCTGATGCATCTGGGCCGCGCGCATACGGCAGGCGATATCGTCATCCATGTGCCCGATCAGAACGTGATGTTCACCGGCGATATCGTCGAGTATCACTCGGCCTGCTATTGCGGCGATGGGCATTTCAGCGACTGGGGTGACACGCTGGACGAGATCAAGTGGTTCGATGTCGACGCCATTGCACCGGGGCGCGGCGATGCGCTGGTCGGCAAGGATATGGTGAATGCGGCCATTGAAAATACCCGCGATTTTGTCGAAAGCACCTACCGCCCGGCGGCCAAAGTTGCGGCACGTGGCGGCAGTCTGAAGGAAGCATGGGATGCAGTCCGAGCGGAATGTGACCCCAAATTTGCCGATTACGCGATCTACGAGCACTGCCTGCCGTTCAACGTGGCTCGCGCCTATGACGAAGCTCGCGGCATCGACACGCCCCGTATCTGGACCGCACAGCGCGATCTGGAGATGTGGGAGGCTCTGCAAGGTTGA